One segment of Chionomys nivalis chromosome 1, mChiNiv1.1, whole genome shotgun sequence DNA contains the following:
- the Rho gene encoding rhodopsin, with amino-acid sequence MNGTEGPNFYVPFSNATGVVRSPFEYPQYYLAEPWQFSVLAAYMFLLIVLGFPINFLTLYVTVQHKKLRTPLNYILLNLAVADLFMVLGGFTTTLYTSLHGYFIFGPTGCNIEGFFATLGGEIALWSLVVLAIERYVVVCKPMSNFRFGENHAIMGVAFTWVMALACAAPPLVGWSRYIPEGMQCSCGVDYYTLKPEVNNESFVLYMFVVHFTIPLVIIFFCYGQLVFTVKEAAAQQQESATTQKAEKEVTRMVILMVIFFLICWLPYASVAFYIFTHQGSNFGPIFMTVPAFFAKSSSIYNPVIYIMMNKQFRNCMLTTLCCGKVPFGDEEASATVSKTETSQVAPA; translated from the exons ATGAACGGCACGGAGGGCCCCAATTTCTATGTGCCCTTCTCGAACGCCACAGGCGTGGTGCGCAGCCCCTTTGAGTACCCACAGTACTACCTGGCGGAACCCTGGCAGTTCTCCGTGCTGGCAGCGTACATGTTCCTGCTCATCGTGCTGGGTTTCCCCATCAACTTCCTCACGCTCTACGTCACCGTACAGCACAAGAAGCTGCGTACACCACTCAACTACATCCTGCTCAACTTGGCTGTGGCTGACCTCTTCATGGTCTTGGGAGGATTCACCACCACGCTCTACACCTCACTGCATGGCTACTTCATCTTTGGGCCCACAGGATGTAACATCGAGGGCTTCTTCGCCACACTGGGCG GTGAAATCGCCCTGTGGTCCCTGGTGGTCCTGGCTATTGAGCGGTATGTAGTGGTCTGCAAGCCCATGAGCAACTTCCGCTTTGGGGAGAATCATGCCATTATGGGTGTGGCCTTCACCTGGGTCATGGCGTTGGCCTGTGCTGCTCCCCCGCTCGTCGGCTGGTCCAG GTACATCCCCGAGGGCATGCAGTGCTCATGTGGGGTTGACTACTATACACTCAAGCCCGAGGTCAACAATGAGTCCTTCGTCCTCTACATGTTCGTGGTCCACTTCACCATCCCTCTGGTCATCATCTTCTTCTGCTATGGGCAGCTGGTCTTCACAGTCAAGGAG GCGGCTGCCCAGCAGCAGGAGTCAGCCACCACCCAGAAGGCTGAGAAGGAAGTCACCCGCATGGTCATCCTCATGGTCATCTTCTTCCTGATCTGCTGGCTTCCCTACGCCAGCGTGGCCTTCTACATCTTCACCCACCAAGGCTCCAACTTTGGCCCCATCTTTATGACCGTGCCAGCTTTCTTTGCCAAGAGCTCCTCCATCTACAACCCGGTCATCTACATCATGATGAACAAACAG TTCCGGAACTGCATGCTCACTACCCTCTGCTGTGGCAAGGTTCCATTCGGTGATGAAGAGGCCTCTGCCACTGTCTCCAAGACGGAGACCAGCCAGGTGGCCCCAGCCTAA